The DNA region AAGACTTCCCGTTTCAGTGAGGTATTGCGTGATTTTGAGTATAAAGTAATCAAAAAGCCCGTCCAGTATTACAATGATCAGGAAACCGGGGAAGTAATTACGAAATCTACTGTGGATATGGATATGGCGGTAGATATGATCACGCAAGCTGATGGTCTGGACAAGGTGGTGATGCTAACCAACAACGGCAGTTACGTCAGTGTGGTAGATGCCTTACAGGAGAAAGGCAGCCGTGTGGAACTCATCGGGTTTGAGGACGTATCTCAGGAATTGAAGAAAGCGGTCGACCTGTCTATTTCAGGATATCTTATTCCGGGCATGCTACCGATCGAGTCACCCTACAAATGGGGGAAAGTAGGTTCAAGGGTTCGAGGTGTATGTTATGATTTCTCTCATAATGACGGGTACGGGTTCCTTCGTTACTTGAATACTATCGATAAAAACCTCTGGATTACCGATTCACGTTTTGAAGATTCACCTTATGAAACGGTATTTGCCCATATTTCTAAATTCGAGGAGAATTTTGATACCAGTTACCTGCCCAGTCGTGAATTGATTTTTGAGTTTGACCTGATAGAAAGTGAAAAAGGATTGGTGGCAGAAAATATCGTTTTGGTCAGTGCTCCATAATCAAATTTCAAACTAGGGAGCTAAGATTCAATCAGTTTGAGCGAAAGGATTCGGAGTTAAATTATCCTGAAAAGATTGCTCTAGTCATAAAGCTTATTATCTTGTTTATAACTACGGTTTACTGGTTAGAGCATTATGGAAGAAAAAAAGTTAGCCCAATCAAAAGCCGGGTTCACCGGTGAGGCTCAAACTGCCTTGGTTCATTTCTATCGGGGTGAGATGGATCGCATGAATACCTGGCGCAAGCGACTCGATGTGACCACAAACTGGGCCATCATTACAACGGCTGCCTTCATCTCTTTTGGTTTCGGGAGTCCGCAGATATCGCATTTCGTATTCATACTGGCTACAATATTTGTGTTCATCTTTCTCTTTATCGAAGCTCGAAGATATAAGTACTATGACTTATGGCGCTGGAGGGTAGCCCTTGTGAATGAGAATTATTTTGGTCCTTTGCTATCCGGTTATAAACCTGTTATGAGTGATTGGCGGGATCAGCTGGGGAGTGATCTTCAACATTCGCGATTTAAAATTACCTTCGGCGAGGCGTTCGGTCGCAGGCTTCGTCGCAATTACAGCTGGATCTTTTTAATTTTGGGGGGTTGCTGGATCACCAAAATTTCTATTCACCCGGAACCAATCGTGTCTGTTTATGACATCGTAGCTCGTGCTGCTATTTATGACCTGGTTTCCGGCTGGGTTGTAATTTTGATAGGAGTTCTTTTTAACCTGGGGCTTATAGTATTTGCACTGCTTACTCTACGGGATCGTAATGAGGAGGTGAAAATTTACCCTTCTAAACGCAGCAAAGTTAAATTGTCTAATTTGTAGTCTATTAATCAGCTTAGAAGGGCCTATCAAAACAAAAAGGCTCTGCTGTGGTCTGCAGAGCCTTTTCGCTAAATATAAGTGCAAGTAGTGAAGAAGCCTATTGGGTTCTTCTATTTATTGCGATTTATTTGTTCATCAGCTTGCGGAATTCTTTAAGTACGGAATGTACGTGTTCAGCTGATGTATCTAAAAGTTGCTGTTCTTCATCGTTTAAGTCAACCTCAATTATTTCTTTGATGCCGCCGTGTCCCAGTTTGACCGGTACGCCCAAAAACAGGTCTTTTTGTCCGTATTCGCCGTTTAGGTGGGCAGCGCATGGGAAGGTGCGGTTCTGGTCGAGCATAATGGCTTCCACCATCTGTGCGGCTGCAGCGCCCGGTGCGTACCAGGCAGAGGTTCCCATCAGGTTTACCAGTTC from Halalkalibaculum roseum includes:
- a CDS encoding NYN domain-containing protein gives rise to the protein MTNGSNNNVGVFVDAVNVTMHGGFGLRYDILRKFACRDGSYPSRLNVYLAYDERRAKEDSSYREKTSRFSEVLRDFEYKVIKKPVQYYNDQETGEVITKSTVDMDMAVDMITQADGLDKVVMLTNNGSYVSVVDALQEKGSRVELIGFEDVSQELKKAVDLSISGYLIPGMLPIESPYKWGKVGSRVRGVCYDFSHNDGYGFLRYLNTIDKNLWITDSRFEDSPYETVFAHISKFEENFDTSYLPSRELIFEFDLIESEKGLVAENIVLVSAP
- a CDS encoding DUF2270 domain-containing protein gives rise to the protein MEEKKLAQSKAGFTGEAQTALVHFYRGEMDRMNTWRKRLDVTTNWAIITTAAFISFGFGSPQISHFVFILATIFVFIFLFIEARRYKYYDLWRWRVALVNENYFGPLLSGYKPVMSDWRDQLGSDLQHSRFKITFGEAFGRRLRRNYSWIFLILGGCWITKISIHPEPIVSVYDIVARAAIYDLVSGWVVILIGVLFNLGLIVFALLTLRDRNEEVKIYPSKRSKVKLSNL